The Zingiber officinale cultivar Zhangliang chromosome 9A, Zo_v1.1, whole genome shotgun sequence genome window below encodes:
- the LOC122021841 gene encoding nucleobase-ascorbate transporter 12-like, giving the protein MWAMIAALGLSNLRYSETGSSRNNIIIGLSLFLSLSVPAYFQQYGLIPSSNSSVPSYFQPYAVASHGPIHTSSRGVNYVLNTLFSFHMVIAFIVAFILDNTVPGSRQERGVYVWSEPEAAKREPAITKDYGLPFRIGRMFTWVKWVGL; this is encoded by the exons atgtgggCCATGATTGCTGCTCTGGGCTTGTCAAACCTGCGATACAGCGAGACTGGAAGCTCCAGGAATAATATCATAATTGGCCTCTCATTGTTTCTCTCATTATCAGTACCTGCCTACTTCCAGCAATATGGACTTATTCCATCTTCAAATTCATCTGTTCCAAGTTACTTCCAACCATATGCTGTTGCATCTCATGGACCTATTCATACAAGTTCTCGAGGG GTGAACTATGTTCTGAATACTTTGTTTTCATTTCACATggtgattgcatttattgttgcaTTTATTCTTGACAACACTGTTCCTGGGAGCCGTCAAGAACGTGGAGTATATGTTTGGTCTGAACCAGAGGCAGCAAAAAGGGAACCAGCCATTACCAAAGACTACGGCTTGCCTTTCAGAATCGGACGTATGTTCACATGGGTGAAATGGGTTGGCTTATAG